A section of the Ignavibacteriales bacterium genome encodes:
- a CDS encoding T9SS type A sorting domain-containing protein, with amino-acid sequence MMKILLLIISLLVCNSLFAQTGWFEQVTGTDITLRSVYMTDANTGYCVGGDILIDGNDAVDRGIILKTTNGGSNWVIQSPPNFDKILYAVTFPTTETGYAAGRDGSTFAVFKTTNGGTNWIQQELLTTINTPPIYSLHFFDAQTGFAVGGGGHIFKTTNGGTNWTINSFSNMSNLYSVTFTSANTGYLCSDNFIYKTVNGGSNWATALDFPGISFQSVYFTDQNNGHVTGVNRIFKTTNAGVNWSSVELTGNNFSSIYFPSSNIGYCAGSNTAIYRTIDGGSSWNSQTQPGGTPLYSIFFANDTVGFAVGNVGYMLRTTTGGTVGISIISSEIPEKFALHQNYPNPFNPETVINYEIHERTHVSLAIYDVSGKLITQAINDIQNPGVYRYNFSGNTLPTGVYFYRLKTEGYNEVRKMVLIK; translated from the coding sequence ATGATGAAGATCCTCCTCCTAATAATATCATTACTGGTTTGTAACTCACTCTTTGCCCAAACAGGCTGGTTCGAGCAGGTGACGGGGACGGATATTACGCTCAGGTCAGTTTATATGACAGATGCAAATACGGGATATTGTGTGGGCGGAGATATACTTATCGATGGGAATGACGCTGTCGACCGTGGTATAATCCTCAAAACAACGAATGGCGGATCAAACTGGGTTATCCAGTCTCCTCCTAATTTCGATAAGATACTCTACGCAGTAACATTTCCTACAACCGAAACAGGATACGCAGCAGGCAGGGACGGCTCAACTTTCGCGGTATTCAAAACAACAAACGGGGGGACAAACTGGATTCAGCAGGAGCTTCTCACTACAATTAATACTCCACCCATATACAGCCTACACTTTTTTGACGCACAGACGGGCTTTGCCGTGGGAGGAGGCGGACATATATTTAAAACAACAAACGGCGGGACAAACTGGACTATAAACAGTTTTTCCAATATGTCTAATTTATATTCCGTGACATTTACATCAGCAAATACCGGGTATTTGTGCTCGGATAATTTTATCTACAAAACAGTTAACGGGGGTTCAAACTGGGCTACAGCACTAGACTTCCCCGGCATATCTTTTCAGTCTGTATACTTCACCGATCAGAACAACGGTCATGTAACGGGTGTAAACCGGATATTTAAAACAACAAATGCAGGAGTGAACTGGTCTTCAGTAGAGTTAACCGGGAATAATTTCTCCTCTATATACTTCCCTTCATCAAACATTGGCTACTGTGCAGGGTCAAATACAGCTATATACAGGACCATAGACGGAGGCAGTTCATGGAATTCGCAAACACAGCCGGGAGGTACGCCCTTGTATTCCATATTTTTTGCAAATGACACGGTAGGTTTTGCTGTGGGAAACGTCGGTTACATGCTGAGAACAACGACGGGCGGGACGGTAGGTATCAGCATAATCTCTTCAGAAATACCCGAAAAATTTGCTCTTCATCAAAACTATCCAAATCCTTTCAATCCTGAGACGGTAATAAATTACGAGATACATGAAAGAACGCATGTAAGCCTCGCCATATATGATGTCTCCGGCAAACTAATTACACAGGCTATAAACGATATACAAAACCCCGGTGTATATAGGTATAATTTTAGCGGAAACACCCTGCCCACGGGAGTATATTTTTATAGATTGAAAACAGAGGGGTACAACGAAGTGAGAAAAATGGTTTTGATAAAATAA
- a CDS encoding thioredoxin fold domain-containing protein, translated as MKVIARVLFIIGLIAVYNMSYADEVKFTEGTYADVLQKAKQENKVVMIDFITDWCKWCIETDHKVYTQPEIYEFANTHQINWKVDAEKGEGIDLAKKYNVQGYPTIIFVDGDGNEIDRIYGYIFADEFLQKMKDYNNGVNTYSSLKSAVEASPDSPEANWKFAEKLISYGDYDGAKPYLEKVVKLDAGNSAGYTDDAEFTIAFNPGEGVSDDQTITTIKTLMEKYPESNSLKDAYINIAGFCAEKDFKESLNCYKMAFDKFGSTDQTLGFNYGIFLYSHAYGMMKDEKATDESRRDALAIVDDAMPYVAGSVNEASAYYVKSELYNQLGDKTKANEAIDMAIKLYDKKVYRDQKDKINGVETKK; from the coding sequence ATGAAAGTAATTGCTAGAGTTTTATTTATTATCGGACTGATAGCTGTTTATAACATGTCCTACGCTGATGAGGTAAAGTTTACCGAAGGAACTTATGCCGACGTTCTGCAAAAGGCAAAGCAGGAGAATAAGGTTGTAATGATCGATTTTATCACTGACTGGTGTAAATGGTGTATTGAAACCGATCACAAAGTTTACACTCAGCCGGAAATATATGAATTTGCAAATACACACCAGATAAACTGGAAAGTCGACGCCGAAAAAGGCGAGGGGATTGACCTTGCTAAAAAATACAACGTTCAAGGTTATCCGACGATCATTTTTGTCGATGGAGATGGCAATGAGATCGACAGGATATACGGTTACATTTTTGCCGATGAGTTCCTCCAAAAAATGAAGGATTATAATAACGGTGTTAATACGTATTCTTCACTCAAATCTGCCGTCGAAGCAAGCCCTGACTCACCGGAAGCAAACTGGAAATTCGCGGAAAAACTTATTTCTTACGGCGATTATGATGGCGCGAAACCATACCTCGAAAAAGTTGTGAAGCTCGATGCCGGTAATTCGGCTGGCTATACGGACGATGCTGAATTTACAATAGCATTTAATCCCGGTGAAGGCGTAAGCGATGACCAAACAATTACCACTATTAAAACCTTGATGGAAAAATATCCTGAAAGCAATTCATTGAAAGATGCCTACATAAACATCGCCGGCTTTTGCGCGGAAAAGGATTTTAAAGAATCTTTGAACTGCTATAAAATGGCTTTCGATAAATTTGGAAGCACCGATCAGACTCTAGGTTTCAATTACGGCATATTCCTTTATTCACATGCTTATGGCATGATGAAAGATGAAAAAGCCACCGATGAATCGAGGAGGGATGCTTTAGCCATCGTTGACGATGCAATGCCTTATGTTGCAGGAAGTGTTAATGAAGCAAGCGCATACTACGTAAAATCCGAACTGTACAACCAGCTCGGCGATAAGACTAAAGCAAACGAAGCTATTGATATGGCTATAAAGCTTTACGATAAAAAAGTGTACAGGGATCAGAAAGATAAAATAAACGGTGTCGAAACTAAAAAGTAA
- a CDS encoding outer membrane beta-barrel protein: MKNLFGFIFALLLVCSFTADAFSGDGNGIKLNDRVTNNINLSKSKFEKDYEIQKDFYAEKTGKKLVDFYIDLQLGYGSTNANIDSKSSSTTYNTSSSGGFNVGSIFYLNIADAWSFSSGLDFFNKKFEVETTDTNVVATDRIKDVSNQYLNIPLYFNVGGMISDKVGLTFMGGPYLGLLLSTDEEQGLGYKNFDLGLAGTLTGNYLVAPLVSVILGTKFQYGGLNNLGSTETVESIHTTNFTVFSGVRFGL, from the coding sequence ATGAAAAATCTATTTGGATTTATCTTCGCTCTTCTGTTAGTATGCTCGTTTACAGCAGATGCCTTTTCAGGAGACGGTAATGGCATCAAGCTTAACGACAGAGTAACAAACAACATTAACCTGAGCAAAAGTAAATTTGAAAAAGATTACGAAATTCAGAAGGATTTTTACGCTGAAAAAACCGGCAAAAAACTGGTGGATTTTTACATAGACCTCCAGCTGGGTTATGGATCTACGAATGCGAACATTGATTCAAAAAGTTCTTCCACAACTTACAATACTTCGTCGAGTGGCGGATTCAATGTTGGAAGTATTTTCTATTTAAATATTGCTGACGCATGGAGTTTTTCATCGGGTCTGGATTTCTTTAATAAGAAGTTCGAAGTAGAAACCACCGATACAAATGTTGTAGCTACTGACAGAATAAAGGACGTTTCTAATCAGTATCTCAATATCCCGCTTTACTTTAATGTAGGAGGAATGATATCGGATAAAGTAGGGCTTACCTTCATGGGCGGTCCTTACCTTGGATTACTTCTTTCTACCGATGAAGAGCAGGGTCTCGGATATAAGAATTTTGATCTTGGACTTGCCGGAACACTAACCGGAAACTATCTTGTAGCTCCGCTCGTAAGTGTAATATTAGGAACAAAATTCCAGTACGGTGGACTTAATAACCTTGGCAGTACTGAAACCGTAGAATCGATACATACTACTAATTTTACAGTATTTTCGGGAGTAAGATTCGGTCTTTAG
- a CDS encoding ABC-F family ATP-binding cassette domain-containing protein, producing MIALNNISVNFGTRSLFEEVSLRVSGKDRIAFIGSNGAGKSTLMKIIAGLMDPDTGDVVTSKHTTIGYLPQDGIKLTGNTLYDEVYSSAGDINKIQQEIEDIEMEMESFDDHSSEEYMDLLTDYTELQERFSLLDGHKLKAKIERILTGLGFSREDFERMTDEFSGGWQMRIALAKLLLQNPSVLLLDEPTNHLDIESLIWVEDYLKSYEGSIILISHDRNFLDNLVSRVVEISLGKVTEYSGNYSYYVSQKELRKEQLQNQLKNQEKYIKQQERFIERFRYKNTKAKAVQSRIKMLDRMEKVELEDEESGINFHFPPATHSGKVTLEIEDLTKTYDGSKYVLDGIDLLLERGEKVAFLGVNGAGKSTLSKIIAGKEHLTAGRMKFGHLVDVKFYSQNQADELDEKKTVLEIMEDAATGEVKKNLRTLLGGFLFRDDDVFKPVKVLSGGEKSRLALAKMLIEPSNFLILDEPTNHLDMRSKDMLKNALRRYDGTIIVVSHDREFLDGIVDKVIEVKDKKIRTYLGNCAYYLMKKEEEKQSEIVPGSLSGENKPEKKAGKDNFRKGIELKERKKEINKILSPVKKKISEIEETVKLNEARIRELEKEMASADFYNDPDKVKEVTKEYNDAKEDLDKVYAQWEDETLKLNELQKELSLN from the coding sequence ATGATAGCATTGAATAACATATCGGTAAATTTTGGGACGCGAAGCTTATTTGAAGAGGTTTCTCTGCGGGTATCCGGCAAGGATAGGATCGCTTTTATCGGCTCTAATGGGGCTGGAAAATCGACATTGATGAAGATTATAGCCGGTTTGATGGATCCCGATACGGGTGATGTGGTCACTTCAAAACACACTACTATTGGTTACTTGCCCCAGGATGGTATCAAGCTTACAGGGAATACCCTATACGATGAAGTATATTCATCGGCAGGTGATATAAATAAGATTCAGCAGGAGATCGAGGATATTGAGATGGAAATGGAATCATTCGACGATCATTCATCGGAAGAATACATGGACCTGCTTACCGATTATACTGAACTGCAGGAAAGGTTTTCATTACTTGACGGACACAAGCTAAAAGCAAAGATAGAAAGGATTCTTACCGGGCTTGGATTTTCCCGTGAAGACTTTGAGCGCATGACTGATGAATTCAGCGGGGGCTGGCAAATGCGGATTGCTCTTGCTAAACTTCTTTTGCAAAATCCTTCCGTCCTATTGCTCGATGAGCCGACAAATCACCTGGATATAGAATCTCTGATATGGGTGGAAGATTATTTGAAGAGTTACGAAGGGTCTATAATTCTTATTTCACACGATAGGAATTTCCTCGATAACCTTGTTTCGCGTGTTGTCGAGATATCGCTTGGAAAAGTAACCGAGTATTCCGGCAACTACAGTTATTATGTATCTCAAAAGGAGCTCCGTAAAGAGCAGTTGCAGAATCAGTTGAAGAATCAAGAAAAGTATATCAAACAGCAAGAGAGATTCATAGAAAGGTTCCGCTACAAAAACACTAAGGCGAAGGCTGTGCAGAGCAGGATAAAGATGCTTGACAGGATGGAAAAGGTCGAGCTTGAAGATGAGGAGAGCGGGATAAATTTTCATTTTCCGCCGGCTACTCATTCGGGAAAAGTAACTCTCGAGATCGAGGACCTTACAAAGACATATGATGGAAGCAAATACGTGCTGGATGGAATTGATCTTTTACTGGAAAGGGGGGAGAAGGTTGCTTTCCTCGGTGTGAACGGTGCGGGTAAATCCACTCTTTCAAAGATAATCGCTGGAAAGGAACATCTCACGGCAGGACGGATGAAATTCGGACATCTTGTCGACGTAAAATTCTATTCGCAGAACCAGGCTGACGAGCTCGACGAAAAAAAGACCGTACTGGAGATAATGGAAGATGCCGCCACCGGTGAAGTTAAAAAAAATCTAAGGACATTGCTCGGGGGATTCCTTTTCAGAGATGATGATGTTTTTAAGCCAGTAAAGGTGCTCTCCGGCGGTGAAAAATCGCGTCTTGCGCTCGCTAAAATGCTCATAGAACCGTCTAATTTTCTTATCCTCGATGAGCCGACGAATCACCTGGATATGCGCTCTAAGGATATGTTAAAAAATGCCCTTAGAAGATACGACGGCACTATAATAGTCGTCTCGCACGACAGGGAATTTCTCGACGGTATCGTGGATAAGGTGATAGAAGTGAAGGATAAGAAGATTCGTACTTATCTGGGAAATTGTGCTTACTATCTCATGAAAAAGGAAGAAGAGAAACAAAGCGAGATAGTGCCGGGTAGTTTATCCGGTGAGAATAAACCTGAAAAAAAAGCCGGGAAAGACAATTTCCGAAAAGGCATTGAATTAAAGGAAAGAAAAAAGGAGATTAATAAAATACTGTCTCCGGTAAAGAAAAAGATCTCCGAAATAGAAGAGACAGTTAAGCTGAATGAAGCGCGGATCAGAGAGCTTGAGAAAGAAATGGCTTCCGCTGACTTTTATAATGATCCTGATAAAGTAAAAGAGGTCACTAAAGAATACAATGACGCGAAAGAAGATCTCGATAAGGTCTATGCACAGTGGGAAGATGAGACGTTAAAGTTAAACGAACTTCAAAAAGAATTATCTTTAAATTAG